Below is a genomic region from Lonsdalea populi.
GCTCCACAGCGACAATCGCGATCTTGGCACCAATCAAACTTATTTAAAAAAATTGACATTTATTGATATAAAAGGGAACCCAAAGTACCTGCATATAGCCCCAATGCTCCCTATTGACAAGGGAAGAGCTATAAGAAGAGTCAGAGTTTGATCGATTCCGCCGTTCCAACGCTAAATACCTTCGTTACACATTCCAATTTTATATGACGTTTTTATTTCACGATTTAAATAGCGAATATAACCCTACTCAATATCAGGTTGATTTTAATACCAAACTCAACTGGCAAGAAAAACGGGACATTGCCTTAGGTGTTTTAATATCAAATGCGTGCCGTCACCGGGGAATACTGGCGTTATGCTTTAGCATTGTAAAAATAAGATAAATTTAAAAAAATAAGTGCAACATCAGGGATGATTACACTTATCAGCGATCTATTCTCACGGAAAAATGAATAAAAAACAATAAAATCAATGTAGTAAACGCACAAAGACCAATAGCAGACGCCCCCGTGCGTAACGTCGGCACATATAGGCGCCATCCCCGCACAGCAATTATAGAATGACAAGATGATTCGCGTTAAATAACTAAATTAATGTCCCGCAGCAGGGGCTTAGCGATAAGTTATAATATAACCGCTTAGGTAATTAATCTGATTTATGTTTTTTCGACTGGTGAATAACTCTTTTTTTCTTAAAATCACAACAAGTTAATTTATTTGCGTCAGCACCAGGCCTTGAATTCAGGCGATATCCATAATCGGTCATTTAACCCATATTTTTCATTTTCGGGGCCATATATTACTGGGAAAAGTGAAAGCGTGTACACAAGCTCAACTCACATTCAATTTTTTTCACAGGAGAGACCTATTTTGACGACTTTGAAACCCTTGCTCGCCAAAAATCGCAGTTGGGCGCTGCAACGCCGCCAACGGCACCCGCACTACTTTAAACAACATGTCTTGGTGCAGAAGCCGCACTCGCTCTGGATCGGCTGTTCAGACAGCCGCGTTCCCGCCGAAGTACTGACGGGCTCCAGCCCCGGCGAGTTGTTTGTTCATCGCAACATTGCCAACATGGTGGATCACGAGGACGACAACTTCATGAGCGTGCTGCAATATGCCCTCGAATACCTGCGCGTCTCGCGCATCGTGCTGTGCGGCCACTACTGCTGCGGCGGCGTTCAGGCGGCAATCGAGCTGCCGACGATGGCGCTGGATCAGGAGAACTCCGCGTTGTCCCGGCGGATCACGTCGCTGCGCTCGACGCTACTTCCCCATCTGCCCGATCATCAAAGTCAGGAAAAAAAAGAAACGCCGGACGAACAGAGAAATCGGCTGGTCGAAGCCAACGTCCGTGAACAGTTTACCCGGCTGGTCCACGCCCCACCGGTTATCGAAGCCTGGGAGGACGGTATGGAACTGAGCGTGTTCGGCTGCGTCTACGACCTGCATAACGGTCATTTGAAAGAGTTGATTCACCAGAGCCATAAGGAGGGCGCCGCATGAACCTCTCAACGCTTCGCCAGGATATTCCCGCCGGGATTGTCGTCTTTCTTGTCGCGCTACCGCTCTGTCTGGGGATTGCGCAGGCCAGCGGGCTGTCTCCGTTTGTCGGCCTGGTGACCGGCGTCATCGGCGGTCTGGTGGTCACGCTGCTTAGCCCGTCGCGCTATGCCGTCAGCGGTCCGGCCGCGGGGCTGGTCACGATCGTCTCCGGGGCCATTGAATCGCTGGGTTCTTTTGCCGCTCTGCTGTTCGCCATCATGATGTCCGGGGTGTTGCAATACCTGATGGGAGTGGCCCGTATCGGCCGTTTCATTTCAGTGGTTCCCGGTAGCGTGATCCGCGGCATGTTGGCCGCCATCGGCCTGCTGTTGATCATGCAGCAAATTCCGCTGGCGCTGGGATTCTCGGATCCGGACCAGATGACGGCGTTCTGGCGCGTCCCATCCAACCTGCCGTCCTTCAGCGCGCCGTTCATCGCCGTCTCCGGGCTGCTGCTGCTGTGGCTCTGGGATCTTCCCGGCATCAAACAGCATAAGGTCCTGAGCTGGTTCCCCGGCCCGCTGATCGCCGTGCTCTTCGGCAGTCTCTGCGCCCTGTTCGGGGATCGTCTCATTCCGGACTTCGCCGACCGGCTGCCGCGTATTCAGCTGCCGGAATTCGACAACCTCGGGCAGCTGGCCGCCGAAGCCGTCCGTCCCGACTGGCAGGTTTGGAACAACCCCGCCGTTTATATCGTCGCCGTCACGCTGGCGCTGGTCGCCAGTCTGGAAACGCTGCTCAGTCAGGAAGCTTTGAAGAAAATCAAACCGCAGACACCGCCGCCGTCGCCGGATAAAGAGCTGCGCGCCCAGGGCGTCGGTAACCTGCTCAGCGGTTTTGTCGGCGGGCTGCCCATCACGGCGGTGATCGTCCGCAGCTCCGTCAACGTCAACGCGGGGGCGCGCAGTAAAATCTCCATCCTGCTGCACGCGGTTCTGCTGCTGCTGAGCGTGCGTTACATGAGTCAGTTGCTGAACATTATTCCACTGGCCAGCCTGGCAGCCGTACTGCTGTATACCGGATACAAGCTGGCGGCACCCGCCCTGTTCGTCTCTCAGTGGAAAAATGGCTGGCAGCAGTTTGCCCCGTTCATCATCACAATTGCCGGTATTATCGTATTCGGCATGCTGGCGGGGATTGGGTTGGGAATAGCGTCTCAGCTCACCATCAGCAGCTATAAGAGCCATCGTAATGCGCTGCAGCTCACGCGCTACGGCGACCATTTCGTACTGCGCTTCCAGAAGAACCTGACGTTCGTGCACAATCCACACCTGCAGTCGCTGCTCAACAAGATCCCTGCCCACAGCGTGGTCATCGTTGAGCACGACAATGCGGACTACATCGATGCGGATGTCAAAAATATGCTGCTCGAGTTCAGAGAAGAGGCGACGCAACGCGGCATTCGTCTGGCGCAGTGGCCGCTGTAATGCCATGAGGTTCCGTGTAGTGCGACGTCGTACTGCCAAGATATCCCCTAAAGCCCGGGCCGTTCAGGCGGCCCGGTATCCGCGATCCGCAACCGTTTCCCCACCGCCGATTAAAACGCAATCACCGAGCTAAACCGGGATAAATAATAAGTTCGAAAATTATCCCTGAATGGATTGACATAAGACGGTAAAAAATAGATTAGGGTTTACTTTATGTCGACCTCATCATTATATTGGTGCGCAAACAGGCTTTAGCTTATCCATCGTTACGCTTCGGCACGGATTCCCCCCTACGGGTGTTTTAATAAAAATTTTTTTAATTTAAAAACAACCGTAATATGATTCAGGATGAAGTCATACATGAGTCCTATCCCACTTTTTTTTGTTTCTTTAGTATTTATTGCAGACGGCCTCACGGTGTTTTTGATCTCCGTATTGGTCTATTCGGAAACCCAAAGTCTGACCTATTCGGGGCTCGCCTACGCCTTGTGGTGGCTGCCCCGGATTATACTGACTCCCTTGCTGGGAGCCGGCATCGACCGCTGGGGCGTGCGCACGCTTTCCATCGGCTCGGATGCGGTCAAAGCATTGGCCTGCCTGTTACTGTGTCTGGTAGTGCACTTCACGCGGGACCCGCTGCTCTTATCCCTGTGCGCGGGGGTGTTCGGCACCGTCGTATCCGCGGGCAATGCACAAACCACGCTGGCGTTTGAGAAATGGATCGCCGCCTACAGCCAGGATGTGAATAAAGACGCCTACCTGCTGACCCGAGCAGATTTATTAGGCTGTATTGTAGGCCCGTTGCTCGGCATCTTATTTTATGACTCAGGCTACATGACGATTTTATTTATTGCCGCCACCTGTTATTTAATCAATGCCTATTATTTTTTGATCATTCAATATCGTACTCTCGCCGCGAAAAATACGTCTCTGGCAAGGACCGATTTAATGCCTTCCCGGAGCTTATTTAAAAGTCCGCTAATTATTTTGACGATATTTCTGGCAGCGGGAAATAATTTCTTCGCTGGATTAATTGCCTCAAGCGGTCCGGCCATCATTGAGACCAAAATGGCGTTGCCCATTGAATATTTCGGGTTGGTTCAGATTTTTGCGGGAGCCGCCGGCATGGCCACGACCTTTATTTACGGCGCCGGAATGCGGCGTTTTAGCAAAGAGGCGCAGCTGACGTTCGGCATTCTCGTCATCACGCTGTCGTCGCTGGCGCTCTGCCATACGATGGACAGACTGATACCGTTTCTCATCTTCTACTCGCTGTGCATTGCGGGAAAAGTCTTCACCGATAACGTTATGCGTACACTGCGTATTACCCTGATCCCTTCCCGGCAATTGGCCGGCGCCTCTTCGCTGATCGTGATGCTGAATCAGTCTATCCTGCCGTTTATGTGGCTGTTTCTGTTTATCGCTGAACATTATCGCCTGCCTATTCAGCGCTTTATGTACATCGCCGTGGGGATTGCCCTACTATCGGGGTTGGGGATCGTGCTGGGAATGCGTAAAATGCAACAATATGCACCTATCTCGTCACCACAGACCAAATAGCGCCAGCGTTTTCTAGTGGCGAGGGCATAGACCCCACCCGGATAAACATATCCCATATCTCTAGCAAGGAGCTACCATGTTACGGAAAACGATGCTTCTCACCCTCGTGTTTTGTTGCAACGCCATCGCCGCGGGGACATCGCCGGTCGCCGATCTGATCAATCAACGACTCAGCTACATGAAGGACGTCGCCGCCGATAAAATGGCGCATCAACGACCGATTGAAGATTCAGGGCAAGAACACAATGTCCTTGAGATCAGCCTGCGTCAGGCGGAGAAAGATGGACTGGACTGCGCTTCCACCGCCCCGTTCGTTCAAGCGCAGATGGATGCGGCTAAGGCGGTTCAGTATCGCTACCGCGCGGACTGGCTCTCGTCTCCCGAGCTGAACTACCAACCGCTTCCACTGGAGACGGTACGGGCGCGTTTAACCGACATCAATGTGCAGTTGCTGCAACAAATTTCCGTCATGTTACAGCAGGATGGTAACCTTCATCGGTTAACCTATGCGCGGTTCGCGCAGTCTCTGACAGACAAAAAGCTGAGCGTCGGCGATAAAAAACGCCTCTACGCTACCTTGCAGCAAATCCGTCTGAAACATTGATCGGTAAGGCGCGCGATAAAACAGCGCCCCCGCAGAAGAAAATGGGGCGGAAGCCACGATGCCATTTCTTTACGGGGGCGCTGTATCACACGCATGACAACATCAAGCCCGGTCAGATGCCGTCTGGGAAGTCTCGGCGGTCAGGCGACCGCCCGGATCAGGCCGTTTTTTTCACGTTATCCTGATTCTGCGCACGCAGGAACGGCAGCAGGAACAGCGCTGACAGGCAGGCCGCGATGGAAATCACGACGAAGAAACCCGACCAGTGCCATTTTTCAACCACCTGCGCCACCGGATAACCGGACAGCGCAGCGCCCAGGTAAGCGAACAGACCGACAAAACCGGTCGCCGCGCCAGCCGCATCTTTATGAGAACACTCTGCCGCCGCCATACCGATCAGCATCTGCGGACCGAAGATGAAAAAGCCGATAGCGAAGAAGCAGCCCGCCTGCAACACATAGCTGATGCCCGGCATCAGCCACAGCGCGGCCACGGACAGGAAGATACCAATGGCGAAAATCAGGTTCATCGGCCCACGGTTACCGTGGAACAGTTTGTCAGAACCCCAACCTGCGACCAGTGAACCGATAAATCCACCCACTTCAAACAGCGCCAGCGCCGAGTTGGCCGTCATCAGGGAGTAACCTTTCTCCTGCGTCAGGTAAAGGTTACCCCAGTCGTTCAACGCAGTACGGACGATGTACACCAGCACGTAGGAGACCGCCAGCAGCCAGATGTACTTGTTGGTCAGCACGTAGCGCTTGATGATCTGACGGTTGGTGAGGCCCTGACCTTCAGACTCCTGTACCAGCTCCATTTCGTCATGACGCCACTGACCGACGCTCGGTAGGCCCATCGTGTTCGGCTTGTCGCGCAGCCGCCAGCACAGCAGCAGACCCAGCGCAATCCCGATAATGCCGGGGATGATCATGCCGTAGCGCCAGCTGAAATGCAGGGAAATAAAGCCCACCAGCAGCGGGATCAGCGCCCCGCCGAAGTTGTGCGAGGTGTTCCAGATAGCCCACCAGCCGCCGCGCTCAGAGCGGGAGTACCAGCTGGTCAGGATTTTGGAGCACGGCGGCCACCCCCACCCCTGGAAGAAGGCGTTGACCATCCACAGCGCGCCGAACACCAGCAAGGAGGAGCTCAGGCCGAAGGCGATGTTGATGACTCCCGTCATCATCAGACCGATCCCCATGAAGTAGCGCGGATTGGAACGGTCGCTGATCATCCCGGAGATAAATTTGGAGCAGCCGTAAGTGATGTAAAACAGCGTGCCCAGGATGCCGATATCCGACATGCTCAGGCCGAGATCGCTCACCATCGCCGGCATGATGAAGTTGAAGCTCTTGCGGGTGAAATAGAAAGCGGCGTAGCCGACGTACATAACCCACATCAATTGAATGCGCCAATATTTATAGGCCGCATCGATCTGGGCGCTGTCCTGCACCTGAGGGGCGTCAGGACGGCTTTTTAAAATGAACCACATGAAAACCTCGTTATACTGCTGTCGCGTGAGTGGCGCTTATGGTGCCTCGCGCACGCGCGATCCGACCCAGCCAATGGCGCAGGACGACTAAGACTTTTTCCTAGTTTTGGGTATTTTTTCCGAAAATTGCGGGGAGGATCACAACCAGGCGCGTTCCGCCTTCGTTACGCAGAGCGCATTCGCCGCCGATGGCGCGCACGCGATCCTGAATCCCGCGTAGCCCATAGCCCGGTTTGACGTGCGCCACATCCACGCCCCGCCCGTTATCCTGAATACTGACGCAATACTGCCCGGCGGCATTACGCTGGCCGCTGACGTCGATGCGGGTCGCCTCCGCATGACGGCACGCGTTGGTCACGCCTTCCTGACACAGCCGATAGAGAATGATCTTCAGCGTATCGTCCAGCTGCGCATCCGGAATTTGCCAGTCCAACGAGGTCGTTATCCCCTGATCGGGCGGCACCAGATCGCGCAGCAGCGCCGCCAGCGCCCCCGACAGGGGAAGCGTGCTGAGCGCGGCGGGCCACAACTGCGCCAGCAGATCGTGAATGCCGTCATACACCCGCAGGGCGTAGGTTTCAATCGCCGATGCGCTGGACAACACCCGCGGCTCCTGCGCCAGCTTCCTGATGATGCCGGAATGCGTGCGGATCACGGTGATGGTTTGTCCGACTTCGTCATGCAGTTCACGGGCGATCTTGCGCCGGGTGTCCTCTTCCGCCGTCACCAGCGAACGGGCCAGCCGCCGGTTCTCCGCCAGTCGGAAAATCAGCTGCTGATTCAGATAGCGCTGACGTTCTATGCCCGCGCCCAGCAGCATCCCGGTCAGGCTCTGCGCCAGCAGCGACAACAGCAAATCGCGGTGAGGCCCCATACCGTGGGGTTCGGACGCGATCAACACCACGCCGTTGAGCAAGGTCGCCAGCAGCGCGCCCTGCCAGCCATAACGGTAGGACATGAAAACAATCGGGATCGCCAGACAAAACGGCGCAAAGCGCCGCAGTTCGACGTCATCCGCCTGACGCTGAAGCCAGACGCTAAAGGCGAACAACACCAGATATCCGCCCAGATGATGCAACCTCATATTCAGCGGCTGATGAATCAGCCCCGGCTCCAGCGGCGCCCAGCGCTGCCGGGACAAATATTGCCAGATCAACAGGCAGGTCGGCGCGACCATCAATCCGCCGCTCAGCCCCAGCAGCAGCGGTTGCACGGGGGCGGTGCCCATCACCAGCGACCAGATCACCGCCTGCAACGCCGCCGCCAGCACGACGACGGCCCCCTGCTGCAAAGGCCACTGCCACTCCGCCTCGCTCTGCAGGGATCGCTGCAGCCACCCGGCCGTTAACCGCAATAGCGCCAGGCACGCCGGCAGAGTACACAGCAACGCCCACAGTTCGGCGCTCGCGCCAAACTGCTGATACAGCACCCACAGCATCACGGCTTCCGCGCACAAGATCCCGCTCCAGCATCGGCGCGGCGTTTGCAGCAGCACGCCGACCCGCAGGCCGAAGGGGAACAACATCACGGCCTCCAGCGGATGGGCGACCAGCGCGGTGCCGATCCCCCACAGGCAAAACCAGGCGGCGGCATAGAGGAAGAAAATGGAGACGGCAAGAATGAGGCGCTGCATCAGTACCCCAACATACGCTGCGCCAGCTCGACGTTATTGTTGACGCCCAGTTTGGCGAACAGATTGGCGCGGTGGACGTGTACCGTTTTCGGGGAGAGTCCCAGCTGCAACGCGACCTCGCGCACGTCGTACCCCTGCGCCAGCAGCATGGCGACTTCGCCTTCGCGCCGCGTCAACGGGTCGACCAGCGAGCGCGTCAGCTGGCGGGCGATCTCCGGCATCAGATAGACGCCGCCCTGACCCACGGTGCGCACGGCCGTCACCAGATCGTCCGGATGACAACGTTTGGACAGAAACCCCCGCGCGCCGCGCTCCAGCGCCAGTTCCACCATCGCCGGATTATCGTGCATCGACAGCATAATCACCGCCAGCCCGTAGGGCAGGTCTGCCAGCAGATCCAGTCCGCTTTCGTCGGGCATAGAGATATCGCAAATGCAGATATGCGCCTGCAATCCCGGCAATCCCTTGCGCGCTTCGGCAGCCGAGCTGAACTCACCCACCACCTCCATATCCTCTTCCAGCGCCAACAGTTGCACAAATCCTGAACGCACGATGTAGTGGTCATCAATGAAGACAACGCGGTAAGTCATAGCAGGCTCCGGGGGAATGAACGGAAAGGCGGAGATTATACATAATGCCCGGCGCAGGCCACAGTACCCCGCTCGCCTCAGCATCAGGCGAGCGCGGTCCCGTCTTCGCGCGCCGTCACACGCCCTCGTGCTTATCCCTTCGCCTGAAAAATATGCCGTCGGTGGTAGGCCATTTGCGCCATATCCGGCGGAAACCGGCTGGGCAGACGGAGGGAATGTCCCTCGTACTGCGCAAAATAAACCTCGCGAACCGGGCTTTTCAGATTTTTGATTCTGGGAGAAAGTTGCAGCTCCAACGCCTCATTAAAGGTTATTAGCCCGGTATCGAAGGCTTTGTCGTGTAGATTGGACAGGCACAGGCCGTTGCTGGGATTCAGCCGGTGTTCCTCCGCCGTTTTCCACGGCCGAATATGGCTGGCAACCAGCAGCATCGGTTCGTCCAGACCGGTGACGCAACAGCGTTCGCCGTAGGCGCCCAGCACACGCTTGCGAAACAGCTGTTGGCCGATACGCGTTTTCACCGGCGTCCAACGTTCCCCGCCCCGGAAATCCTCTTCCGCTGCCTGCGCCTGCGGCGGCGTCGCCGGCAACGTCATCCGCGTCAGCGCCTGCTCACACTGCCGTTCGAAGCGCTGCGGATCGCCATTCATTTCCTGCCACAGCGCCCGGTCGGCGTTGGACGCGCCGCGCAGGCCGGTACGCCCGGAGGCGATGATAAACGGATCGAGGCTCGCCAGATTGACCAACTTCATCGCCAGCGCCGAAGGGGTGCGATTCAGCAGCGCGGCGTAGCGGATGATGTCGGGATTGCGCGAATGCAGCTTGCCGAACGGCAATTGACTGTACAGCGTGAAAGCGACCAGCAGTTGGTCCCGGGTCCAAAGTGGGGCAGCAGCCATAGGCGTTCCGTCAGGTCATTAAGGTTTAGCGTTACGAATGACGCCAACTATGCCAGGACAGAATCCGAAATGCATGCCGCGGCGGCGATGACCGCGCTGGATCATCGCCGCCCGCTGCGCTAACGTCATGACAGCCCTTTAGCCGTTAACCCGAGATAACATGCCGAATTTCCGCCGTTTTTCGTTTCGCGCACCGCTGCACACGCTGGGCCTGCTCGCCGTGCTGGCGCTGGCCGGCTGCGCCGGTAAAGGCGCCAAAACCCCAGCGCCGCGCCCGGCGGACATCCGAGCACAGTTGCTGACGCTGATGCCTGCGAATGTCAGCGATCGACAAGGCTGGGCGGAAGATATCGCCGTCGCCTTCACCGCGCAGCAGCTTGACCCCAGCCCGGAAAACCTGTGTGCCGTTCTCGCCGTCACCGAGCAAGAGTCGACGTTTAAAGCCGACCCGCAGGTG
It encodes:
- the uhpA gene encoding transcriptional regulator UhpA produces the protein MTYRVVFIDDHYIVRSGFVQLLALEEDMEVVGEFSSAAEARKGLPGLQAHICICDISMPDESGLDLLADLPYGLAVIMLSMHDNPAMVELALERGARGFLSKRCHPDDLVTAVRTVGQGGVYLMPEIARQLTRSLVDPLTRREGEVAMLLAQGYDVREVALQLGLSPKTVHVHRANLFAKLGVNNNVELAQRMLGY
- a CDS encoding chorismate mutase → MLRKTMLLTLVFCCNAIAAGTSPVADLINQRLSYMKDVAADKMAHQRPIEDSGQEHNVLEISLRQAEKDGLDCASTAPFVQAQMDAAKAVQYRYRADWLSSPELNYQPLPLETVRARLTDINVQLLQQISVMLQQDGNLHRLTYARFAQSLTDKKLSVGDKKRLYATLQQIRLKH
- the uhpC gene encoding MFS transporter, whose protein sequence is MWFILKSRPDAPQVQDSAQIDAAYKYWRIQLMWVMYVGYAAFYFTRKSFNFIMPAMVSDLGLSMSDIGILGTLFYITYGCSKFISGMISDRSNPRYFMGIGLMMTGVINIAFGLSSSLLVFGALWMVNAFFQGWGWPPCSKILTSWYSRSERGGWWAIWNTSHNFGGALIPLLVGFISLHFSWRYGMIIPGIIGIALGLLLCWRLRDKPNTMGLPSVGQWRHDEMELVQESEGQGLTNRQIIKRYVLTNKYIWLLAVSYVLVYIVRTALNDWGNLYLTQEKGYSLMTANSALALFEVGGFIGSLVAGWGSDKLFHGNRGPMNLIFAIGIFLSVAALWLMPGISYVLQAGCFFAIGFFIFGPQMLIGMAAAECSHKDAAGAATGFVGLFAYLGAALSGYPVAQVVEKWHWSGFFVVISIAACLSALFLLPFLRAQNQDNVKKTA
- a CDS encoding SulP family inorganic anion transporter, with translation MNLSTLRQDIPAGIVVFLVALPLCLGIAQASGLSPFVGLVTGVIGGLVVTLLSPSRYAVSGPAAGLVTIVSGAIESLGSFAALLFAIMMSGVLQYLMGVARIGRFISVVPGSVIRGMLAAIGLLLIMQQIPLALGFSDPDQMTAFWRVPSNLPSFSAPFIAVSGLLLLWLWDLPGIKQHKVLSWFPGPLIAVLFGSLCALFGDRLIPDFADRLPRIQLPEFDNLGQLAAEAVRPDWQVWNNPAVYIVAVTLALVASLETLLSQEALKKIKPQTPPPSPDKELRAQGVGNLLSGFVGGLPITAVIVRSSVNVNAGARSKISILLHAVLLLLSVRYMSQLLNIIPLASLAAVLLYTGYKLAAPALFVSQWKNGWQQFAPFIITIAGIIVFGMLAGIGLGIASQLTISSYKSHRNALQLTRYGDHFVLRFQKNLTFVHNPHLQSLLNKIPAHSVVIVEHDNADYIDADVKNMLLEFREEATQRGIRLAQWPL
- a CDS encoding MFS transporter — translated: MSPIPLFFVSLVFIADGLTVFLISVLVYSETQSLTYSGLAYALWWLPRIILTPLLGAGIDRWGVRTLSIGSDAVKALACLLLCLVVHFTRDPLLLSLCAGVFGTVVSAGNAQTTLAFEKWIAAYSQDVNKDAYLLTRADLLGCIVGPLLGILFYDSGYMTILFIAATCYLINAYYFLIIQYRTLAAKNTSLARTDLMPSRSLFKSPLIILTIFLAAGNNFFAGLIASSGPAIIETKMALPIEYFGLVQIFAGAAGMATTFIYGAGMRRFSKEAQLTFGILVITLSSLALCHTMDRLIPFLIFYSLCIAGKVFTDNVMRTLRITLIPSRQLAGASSLIVMLNQSILPFMWLFLFIAEHYRLPIQRFMYIAVGIALLSGLGIVLGMRKMQQYAPISSPQTK
- the uhpB gene encoding signal transduction histidine-protein kinase/phosphatase UhpB; amino-acid sequence: MQRLILAVSIFFLYAAAWFCLWGIGTALVAHPLEAVMLFPFGLRVGVLLQTPRRCWSGILCAEAVMLWVLYQQFGASAELWALLCTLPACLALLRLTAGWLQRSLQSEAEWQWPLQQGAVVVLAAALQAVIWSLVMGTAPVQPLLLGLSGGLMVAPTCLLIWQYLSRQRWAPLEPGLIHQPLNMRLHHLGGYLVLFAFSVWLQRQADDVELRRFAPFCLAIPIVFMSYRYGWQGALLATLLNGVVLIASEPHGMGPHRDLLLSLLAQSLTGMLLGAGIERQRYLNQQLIFRLAENRRLARSLVTAEEDTRRKIARELHDEVGQTITVIRTHSGIIRKLAQEPRVLSSASAIETYALRVYDGIHDLLAQLWPAALSTLPLSGALAALLRDLVPPDQGITTSLDWQIPDAQLDDTLKIILYRLCQEGVTNACRHAEATRIDVSGQRNAAGQYCVSIQDNGRGVDVAHVKPGYGLRGIQDRVRAIGGECALRNEGGTRLVVILPAIFGKNTQN
- a CDS encoding HNH endonuclease; the protein is MAAAPLWTRDQLLVAFTLYSQLPFGKLHSRNPDIIRYAALLNRTPSALAMKLVNLASLDPFIIASGRTGLRGASNADRALWQEMNGDPQRFERQCEQALTRMTLPATPPQAQAAEEDFRGGERWTPVKTRIGQQLFRKRVLGAYGERCCVTGLDEPMLLVASHIRPWKTAEEHRLNPSNGLCLSNLHDKAFDTGLITFNEALELQLSPRIKNLKSPVREVYFAQYEGHSLRLPSRFPPDMAQMAYHRRHIFQAKG
- a CDS encoding carbonic anhydrase — protein: MTTLKPLLAKNRSWALQRRQRHPHYFKQHVLVQKPHSLWIGCSDSRVPAEVLTGSSPGELFVHRNIANMVDHEDDNFMSVLQYALEYLRVSRIVLCGHYCCGGVQAAIELPTMALDQENSALSRRITSLRSTLLPHLPDHQSQEKKETPDEQRNRLVEANVREQFTRLVHAPPVIEAWEDGMELSVFGCVYDLHNGHLKELIHQSHKEGAA